The Octopus sinensis linkage group LG18, ASM634580v1, whole genome shotgun sequence genome segment TTATCATTTAAAACGATCGTATGGATTCTCCATTTTTTAACTGTTAGTTGAgtttatataagattatatactaTGTATGCTCATAACACACTttttacttttatacatatatattatattatgcagctgtcctcattcatatgcatcacatgaccttaccagcacagtcttctctcttgcacactacatctaagcttcttatacccaatttttctattaaatcatttacactctgttgtacatgtacactaacattacttttcaaacaaagaaaaaacaacaaaaagtctcaaaaaaatgtgtgtgttagAGCAGAGATTTCTACAGCCAAATGTATTGTCTGTTGCACCCCTACTCCTATTCATTTCTCAGTCTATCAAATAACAGTCCAGGTATGCTTTTTGGaaaactggaaataaaaacaataccGAAATGAGCCTTTTAGTTATAAAGATCATACAGCACATTAAGAATGCCACGAAGGTCAGCCATGCTTTCAGAGTGGACTGTAAGCAAATGACACCATTAGCAAAGTTATTGTTTACAACCATCTAGTGAAACATACATTTAGATGGGAGGAACACCTCCACTTTAAGTGaccggcacttctttatgcaacagtCTTCATCTATTCACATCagatgaccaaaccagtgcaggcTTCTCTCCTGCACACTGCATATAATTCCTCTTATTCCTAGTGCTCTAGTGCTCtgttacacatgcacactgacattgcacatccagtagagcataccaacttcattcctctctagcctTCACATAtactctgcattcagggcccacatctcacaaccatgtagcattgctgttcatacacatgcatcatataatTTTACTTTCACTCGGAGAGTGAAATAAAAAAACCTCCCCGACTCACAAGTCATTTCCAAAGCTGTGAtgtaaaaagaaattcttttcagaaaagaagaaaatccgGCTTATGTGGGTGTCCTGATCTGAAAATCAGCCATTTATAGCCATTTTAAATAGTCCAgtgaaattttattgaaatggtaTCATATCTCAGGATTTATTTAGTTCTCTACCTACTACAAATATGCCAAAACTCAAGTCCCTATGGTTTGTACTTTTGGATTTAATTAGGTCTGAAAATAGCATGAAATTGTTTGTTACACATAGCAAAATaggtttttatataaataccatagTCActtttaatttgtgtaatttgaaAATGATTATCACTGCAGTTTCAAAGATATGACATCACAAATAAGGCTAATTATTCATTTAGGCCAATTAGGCAAGATTTCGACCAATTCACTGaccattcaaactgacatatttcctaaaatattcatCCAAATTTCACAAATGAAGTATCAAAATGTTACTTTTTGAATGCTCTCCAAGAAGTACAgtagaaattacatttaaatcTTTTCAAATATTCATAGTGATAcctatttttatctatattacaATTACATTTCTAAACTTTAAGCTTCATTTTAAACTCAATTTATCATCATGTGgtatttattaatcaattaaattatttaattaccaataagcaacaaaacaacatatattcaaatatcaaaAACAATTCTTTACAAtcagaaaattacattgtttattttattcaccttttCTTTGGATTTTGGAAATATATCTTTCTTGGGAAATCTAAATGTTGGTCTTTTAATTTTGGAAGGACTcctgaaacaaatggaaaaaatgacAATATTAAAAAGAGTAGATACGATAAACAAATTTTAGGTGGGAgacaaaaaggaatatatattactagcagtatagcctggcTTTGCCCGGAATTAAGTTGGGATTATTAAGCTaaacaagttctttatttcaaacctaagtaacatcaacatcaaatttggatgaaatctgttgaaattggtaaacttttggctgaaaatgagttgCAGACAACTTGATTGTGtaatcctataaggaatcggtttatcgatatTTTccactgattgatttttttttttttttttcgtttttggagaacttaaagcattcaaagattccATGaatcctaagtaatgctggcatcaagctTGAACAAAATACaccaaaattggtaaaagttatggttgaaaatggggtgtagccaattttattgggaaatcctataaggaatcagTTTCTCGATTTTTTTCTTatcctgattaaatggaaaaccccataaggaatcagtttattgatttttcaccccaaataggacttaaccgaacacaGTATTGCTGATTCTAAaacatcttatatttatattttaaagttggttttcacacccaacccaattctgcagaatcagtgtcgcaACGGGAGcacatgggttgggagtttgatcggCAGCAGTTGCACATGCCAGCCCTTTGAAAACACCACCCCCATCATCTAACCCCCCTTTGCCCATGGGTTgggaacccttccagcaaggaaaatagaatgcccAAAAGGGCTCCCGATTCTCTGCGTCAGAAGcagttatgttcagatcacaactaagtctTAAGTATACATATgggcaacatacacacatgtacacctatTGCAGACAtgttttttgtacgcatacatgttcatgtgtgtgtgtgtgagtgtgttgcccgtatatcaacaaaacactttcttccttgatggaaaaaaaacaacaaaaatcttcACAAAAACTTAATCGtcactagaaggggacttaactcatgtttgtaaacaatggtgatttctccaacttaaaaattattaaaaatttcggttgaaaatttatttttactgctattcgctggtgcctctggggaaaataagttgacgaaaatacagctagggtcatgACGAATGTcgtaaaattggagcgacatgcctgctaatttgtggacgtgccttttatatatacagataattttACTTGTGatgatattttgcatattttgatatttttgcatAGTGTTGGTAAGAATATTCTCTTATAGCTGAATTCTAACTGTTGATTATGCAACTACAACACCTGATCATTAGGTGTCTTTGGTAGAATTTCTGCTGTTGGAAACATTCTGAGCAGGTACCTAGTTTCTTCCCTTCCTATGTTATCCTGCAGCTATTGGGAAGGTAAGGTATTTTGTTTTAAGGATATACTGGATACTAGTAATAGGATATAAACTAACCAACTTTTACACTATAACTCTCTCCATAATATTCATGATCTGGTCCAACAATTTGGTGCCTCTCTGATAACTTCTTTTAAGGCATCTTTTTTACtcttgtaacagttgactatgaTGTTGCTACACTAGTAAGGTGAGATACCTGTTTAACTATGCAGGAGACTAGACTGCATCCTATTCCAAGGATTCCAGtatgataaagcaattaaggatatctacatatccttaattgctttatcataCAGCTGTCAATAAGAATGGCTGGACTCTTCATTTGGTACACATTAAGAAGACCTTCTTTCAAGCATTCATTCTCCATATTTAGTAACCTTTCATAACActtccatgcctctttcttttcagaatcataagTGCATGTGTACCATTATCCTTCcatacacacttctctcccacaaTGTGTTGGTTTTCTCTGATATGCTGCCTTGCAATCTAAAACACCTCATGCCACTAGTTCATCATGACATAAAAGTTCAGCCAAtctcttcttttctgcttttccCTTTGTTAAATATAGTTCACTGCTGCCCCATTCTTCCAAACCTTCAAACCTTTAACTTTTAATAGCTCTGTCTGCTTCCCTCTTTCACCACATCACCCTTAGTCACCTGTAACTTTGCAAATGTTGCAGATTGGTCAAATGCTTCAAATaaaatgtctctaaatctctgactgTTTGAAGGATCTTCAAGTTTCCATATagttcttttccagattggtttgCATATCTGGGTCCTTCTCACTCTAGGTCTGCAATTACTAGCTACTAACCTACATTAAGTAGCACATTCTTAAACAGGAAATGACTTTGCTTTCACAAACATCTATTGATTAAGttttctggtgagaatgtagtcaatctaACTTTTGTGTACACCAGATTCATAGGTGATCAGGTGGCTAGTaaatttcctgaagttagtgttgcagatctaCAAGTTATTTGCATTACAGAACTCTAACAGTCTCATTCTTTCTTCATGAACCTCCATGAACATTATGAAATCCACCAGAGTGTTGCCCAATATGTCTACCAAAATTACCAGCCATGACAATAAGGTCATTGTCATCTGTCACCAAGGTAATCTGCAGAAGGACCTCATAGAAATGCACTCTCTGTTCATCTGCCAGTCCAGCTTGTGTAGCATGTGCCAAGATAAATGTTACTGTTGTATAACCTAACACTAATCTTGGCTTAACAATCCTATCACACACACTGACCACCTCAGACACTGTATCAACCTATTTCTCTGCCAAGAATATACTTACACCACTcaccttcactcacacacacacacacacacaaagtgcacTGTGTATTTGTGAACACAACTTTAGTGAGCTATAAATGGAAGATGACTTAATGTAATGTCATGCAGCTTATACCAAATTTTAACTTACTCATTTCTCTTTCAGtcataacaacagcatcaacatggCAGATTTCAGTGGGATAAGGAAATGAGAAGACATAATTTAGAGATTACTGGCTTCTTAAAGATGACCAGGTTCTTGGTGCTAAAGATTGAGGGAAAACTGGAGGCCTCTGATAAGGATCTGTCAACtatgaacaaaagaaagaaacattctcTGCAGTTCCAGGATATTATGAATGACAATCCCATTGAATCAATGAGAGCCATTGATAGGCTGCTCATGGTAAGATGTCAGCTGGTGCACAAAGACATTAGGTAACAGTTCTACGTGATGAGGAGAGGGCTGTTCATGTCCAGTAAGACCTAGAAGAACTATGCAATCATGTGACATCCAACATCATATGGTGCCCTAGCTCTCCTGATTAGGCCTTCCCTAACTGTTGCATCTGGGATTTTAAAGTGGAGGGGAGCCACACAAGGCAAAGGATTCCTCGGGGGTTGCCATCAAAGACATGTACGCAGCATCAATGAAATCCAAAAGATCCTGGAATGCAATCACTTCCTTGATCACAATGGAACTGAGAGCTGCTTTGTTGAATGGTCGGTTTCTTTGGTGCATCTAGTTGAACATGTGGACAGTTTTTATGGGAGTATGCTAATTTTTCTGCTTTGTGTCtttgattttctttatattttttcttttagttaccttccatctctctcttttactcagtGTCCATCCTCAAAAAATGTGAGAAAATTGATAAACTGATGCTTCCCAACAAAAAACTACTGTGTGGAATTCATTTCCCCATGTTTCATAGAATGCATACTTGTCGCTCACACCATTATAAATGCAATTGGCCAGGAACTACTAATAGGGACCCTGAAACTATTTACATTATTGGGTGGAATTCTGATTTAACCaccccatataacccctcataactatattatatggaattttcagaaaatttttgtgaatttgtgttctacaaatGGGAATTCATGTGATTatgcaaaacattttttaattttttaatcccTACCTCCACCCTCACCCTCAATTTAGGAGAATGTTaacatttaaattacaaaaagttttttttctttgcttaaaTCCCAACAATGGGCCTCCTTTGAGCACATTATTCCATTAAACATGTTTATGGgtacaaaaataatgtaaaacatcaatacatatcaaagtgacaaagaaacaaggaaggtaCCAGGTGGTCAAGGAATGTGTTAAATTACccccttaaaaaaaatttttttttacataattgtatgaattcttatgtgtagaatacaaatttgcaaaactTTTCTTATAATtcgaaaaaattgaaaaaaattatgaggGGTGCTTAAACCAAGATTCTGCCCATTATTGTTCACaaattgtgaaaaaatttttttttaataattaaaaaaaacaagcagAAGGACTAAATACTAGATATTGTAAGGAGCTTATTCTGAAGCCAATTATTTTTGCTAGCTGACATTACCACTCCTTAGAGAAATCAAAACCAGGCTAAATTGTTTAAGTTCACTAACTTGATGTCTTCCATATTGACTAGTTGCTCCTCTTCAGAATCTTCTTCTTCAAACATCATATaacctttgtctttcttttccttacggctttctttcttctttttatccgTGTCTTTCTTCTTGCTTTGTCGCTCATTGTCATCTTCACCGACTACAGGCAACAAATAAATCAGTTTAAGCTATattagtatataaaaaaatattacaaataaaaatgtttcaCCTTTAAGTGAAAACAATAGAGTTAAacatagtattttttttcttcatgttacACTTTGTCATAAaccacttcattttattttttgatgAGATAGTCAGTCAGAATAAGGTATTGACTAATATTGTTTTTTGTTCACAGCATATTTCTAGTTAACTTTTTAATCTTTCTTGCATTAGATTGGTAAATGCTAACTTATATGGACATATCTGAATTATTAAATCTCTAAAACAATTGAAGCATTTAATAGCAGAGTGTCGTAATCACCAACCAGGCCATTTTTGAGGTTAgtttatcattttc includes the following:
- the LOC115221536 gene encoding uncharacterized protein LOC115221536; the encoded protein is MSYESADGHDKDFPGLYRPSTGIDSASIGEDDNERQSKKKDTDKKKKESRKEKKDKGYMMFEEEDSEEEQLVNMEDIKSPSKIKRPTFRFPKKDIFPKSKEKVNKINNVIF